The genomic interval ATGGTGACCAGGAAGTAGCGTCCCAACACCGCGGCGCAGAACACCAGCCGGAGCACGGCGAACACCCGCTCCCCCCGCAGGGCCGACCGCCCCATGACCTTGGCCACGGCTTCGGTCGGGATCTCCGACAGCGGCGCGCTTCGACCGTCCATGGCCCGGTGATCTAGGCTACAGCGGCGAGCCTCCGGATCGCAAACGTTGACGTCCGTCTCGGCATTGGCGACCCTCGTGGAGGGATGGCTGGCCGACGCGTTCTCGTCGTCGAAGACAATGCGACGCTGCGTGACAGGATCGCACGCGCCCTCGCCGGCGCTGGCTACGACGCGCAGAGCGCGGAGACCGTCGCCGAAGCGCGGAACCGCATCGACACGTTCCGACCCGAGGCGTTGTTGCTCGACGTTGCCCTGCCGGATGGCGAGGCCGCGAACGTGGTGAACGCCGCCAGGGAAGCCGGCCTCTCTCCCGTGACCATTGCCATGAGCGGGCAGGCAACACCGCTGCAGTCCTTCGAGCTCGCCCGCTTGGGAGCCCACGGCTACCTCGACAAGCCCATCGATCTCGAGCGCCTGAAGTCTGCGCTGGAAGCGGCCTTCGCCACACCACCGGATCTCGAGCCCCACGTGCGCCGCACCGTGGGCCTCAAGCCCATCCACGAGGTAGAGCGCGAGCTCCGAAGCACCATGGTTCAGGAAGCGCTGTCCCGCACCGGCGGCAACCGGCAGCGCGCGGCCTCGCTGCTCAAGATCTCGCGTCAGCTCCTGCAGCACATCGTGAAGAAGCTCGGCTGATCATTCGAAGCTCTCGGGCTCGGTGGCCTCCGCCCGGTCGATCACCTTGGCGCCGCCGAAGTCGTCGACCCGCGGGTCCAAGATGGTCTGGTGCACGAACTCGCTCAAACGAACGATTTCCGGCGGGCAGGCGTCGTCACAGCGCACGCTCTTTCGGTTCTCTCCCACCCGAACCTTGACGAACCTCTGGGTGCCGTCCGACACCTTGGGGTCGCCGTAGCGGTCCTGCAGCGAGAAGTACCTCGCCTCGTTCAGCTCCCCTCGGAGCTTCGCCAGCGTGGCCTCATCGACGGTGAACTCCGCGCCGTGCCACACGGTCTCATCCCCTTCGAGCTTCGCGAAGGTGTACCAGCACTCCCCCGTGGCCGCGATCCGGAGGACGTCGTACCCGTGCCAGCTGCTGCCCTCCCCCAACACGAACGCGAAGTCTCCATACTGGAGCTTCTCGCCATACGCCGTCTTGGGAGAGCGGCAGCCCGCGAGCAAGATCAGGCTCGATAGCAGCACCGAGGCGCGTCGCATGGGATCACGGTAGGCAAAGGCGCCGGCACTGCCAAGCCATTGACGGCGCCGCGGGTCTTGGCAAGGCTTCGGGTACCATGCAGGTCACGGTCAACGGCGAACCTCACCAGCTCCCCGACCAACTCACCGTCCGTGGGCTCATCGAGCACTTGGGCTTGACC from Polyangiaceae bacterium carries:
- a CDS encoding response regulator; this encodes MAGRRVLVVEDNATLRDRIARALAGAGYDAQSAETVAEARNRIDTFRPEALLLDVALPDGEAANVVNAAREAGLSPVTIAMSGQATPLQSFELARLGAHGYLDKPIDLERLKSALEAAFATPPDLEPHVRRTVGLKPIHEVERELRSTMVQEALSRTGGNRQRAASLLKISRQLLQHIVKKLG